GCACCACCAGGGTTGGATAGAAGTTGTGGTTGGGCCCATGTTTTCCGGCAAGTCGGACGAGCTTATTCGGCGCATCAAGCGGGCCCTCATTGCCCGGCAGCGGGTGCTGGTATTCAAGCCGCGCCTAGACCACCGCTACCATGCCACCGACGTCTACAGCCACGATGGTAGACGGGCCGAGGCCATTCCCGTGAGCAACTCCGCCGAGCTGAGGGTTCACTTATCTGACCCCCTGCCCGATGTGGTGGCCGTGGACGAGGCACAATTTTTTGATGAAGGCCTGATTAAACTGGTGCTCGAGCTTGCCGATAAGGGCGTGCGGGTAATTTGCGCTGGCCTGGACATGGACTTTCGTGGTGAGCCGTTCGGCATCATACCCCAGCTGCTCTCACGGGCCGAGTATGTGGAGAAGCTCTACGCGGTTTGTCCGGTATGCGGAGCTCCGGCCACCCGCACCCAGCGCTTCGTGAACGGCAAACCGGCCCGCTACGATGACCCCGTAATTCTGGTGGGGGCCAGCGAGGCCTACGAGCCGCGCTGCCGCAAGTGCCACACCGTTGTGACCAAAGAGGTGCAGGAGATCCTGTAGTGCAGCCCCAGTATCCTAAGCCGCGCTACCATCCGATTTACTTTTTGCCTTTGCGCGGTGTTTTGCGGGCTTTTTGTAGCACCAGCTCGAGCACCCCGCCCTTCAGCGAGGCCTGCGCCATACCTGCGACGATGGGTTCGGGCAGGGTCAGGGAGCGGCGAAATGGTCCGGCGGGGCGTTCTTGACGGTAAAACCTACCCTGCTGCGGGTGCCGCAACCCGGCCAGGATGATGGTCTGGCCCTCTTCTTGAAGTTCCAGGTCTTCGTTTTTTACACCCGGCACGTCAACTAGAATGCGAAACTGCGTGCCTTCGTCTATCACATCTATAGCCGGTACCCATTCGCCCAGGGCTTCCTGGGAAGCAAACCGCCTCGAGAGTTCGTCGAGTTGTTGCCGGATGGTTTGCAAGCGTTCAATCGCATCGAAGTGTTCAATGGTCATGGTCTCGAGAATATCATGATTGCAGCGGAGGGCCAGTCCCATGGATAACGCAGATTCGCATTACGCGCCCATCATCCCGCTATTAACCGGCCCCACTGCAACTGGTAAGACCGAGCTAGCCTTGCGCCTGGGGCGACTTTTCCCAGTTGTGGTGGTTTCTGCCGATGCCAGTATGGTGTACCGGGGGATGGACATTGGGACTGCCAAGCCCAGCCAGGCCGAGCGGCTCCAGGTTAAGCACTACCTCATAGACGTAGTCTGGCCCAGCCAGAGCTTCAGTGTGGCGGATTATCTTGGCCTGGCCGAGGAAGCCATTCAGGAGGTCCTCGAGCAAGGCCATACACCGCTGGTTGTGGGCGGAACCGGCTACTACATCCGTGCGCTTTCGGAGGGGCTCCACCAGCTCCCCGAGCCGGATGTGGCGCTTCAGGCCGAACTCTGGCAGGCGCTGGAGGTTGGCGGAGTTGAACCGCTGTTGGAAGAACTTCGGGCCGCCAGCCCCGAGGATGCCCTGCGGGTGCAGCGTAACCCCCGCCGCATTGTACGGGCCCTGGAGGTGCTGCGCCGTACTGGCCTGCCCCCGGCCCGGTTTCCCAAGCGTACGCCCCGGTTTCGCTATCGCAAGCTGATCTTGTGGCCTTCCTGGGGATGGCTCGAGCCCCGCCTTGCCCTCCGCGTGGAGCGCATGTTTGAGCAGGGGCTGGTGCAGGAGGTGGAGCATCTGCTGCGGGCGTATCCGCAGATGCCTACGGCTTTGCAGAGCATTGGCTACAAAGAGGTGGCCGCGCATTTGCGGGGCCAGATGACCCTCGAGCAGGCGCGGCAAGCCACCATTCGGGCCACCCGGGCCTACGCCAAACGCCAGTACACCTGGTTCCGCAAGGAGCCTGGCGAGGTGGCCTTTCTGCCCCATGGCGGCGACGAAGCGTGGCCTGGTGTGCGGGATTGGTTTGAGCACTTTCTCCAGTCGTAGAGCCCTGCAGCAGACCAAAGGATTTAGGTTTTTCCCGAGCCTAAGCGACCATGCTATCCAGTCCGGCAAGCTTTTTACCGGCGTGAGGCCAGCCATTCACGCAAAACCCGCAGGTTGTGGGCATCTTCCCGGGTGCCCCGGGGGGTTTCCATAATGAAGACCTTATCGCGAAGCCTGGGATCCAGGGTAAAGCGCTGGAGTTCTATCCCAATCTGGCCTTCCAACAGGTTGGCGTGGTGGTCAATTTGCGAACCCCGTTCGCCCACCGAGTCGTTGAGGTGGATAACCGGAACCTGCTCCAGGCCAACGGACTGCTCGAG
The genomic region above belongs to Meiothermus cerbereus DSM 11376 and contains:
- a CDS encoding thymidine kinase, with the translated sequence MSLPHLPHHQGWIEVVVGPMFSGKSDELIRRIKRALIARQRVLVFKPRLDHRYHATDVYSHDGRRAEAIPVSNSAELRVHLSDPLPDVVAVDEAQFFDEGLIKLVLELADKGVRVICAGLDMDFRGEPFGIIPQLLSRAEYVEKLYAVCPVCGAPATRTQRFVNGKPARYDDPVILVGASEAYEPRCRKCHTVVTKEVQEIL
- a CDS encoding Hsp20/alpha crystallin family protein, encoding MTIEHFDAIERLQTIRQQLDELSRRFASQEALGEWVPAIDVIDEGTQFRILVDVPGVKNEDLELQEEGQTIILAGLRHPQQGRFYRQERPAGPFRRSLTLPEPIVAGMAQASLKGGVLELVLQKARKTPRKGKK
- the miaA gene encoding tRNA (adenosine(37)-N6)-dimethylallyltransferase MiaA — protein: MDNADSHYAPIIPLLTGPTATGKTELALRLGRLFPVVVVSADASMVYRGMDIGTAKPSQAERLQVKHYLIDVVWPSQSFSVADYLGLAEEAIQEVLEQGHTPLVVGGTGYYIRALSEGLHQLPEPDVALQAELWQALEVGGVEPLLEELRAASPEDALRVQRNPRRIVRALEVLRRTGLPPARFPKRTPRFRYRKLILWPSWGWLEPRLALRVERMFEQGLVQEVEHLLRAYPQMPTALQSIGYKEVAAHLRGQMTLEQARQATIRATRAYAKRQYTWFRKEPGEVAFLPHGGDEAWPGVRDWFEHFLQS